One stretch of Methanothrix sp. DNA includes these proteins:
- a CDS encoding ABC transporter ATP-binding protein → MTSSCGISIEGLSLSYNGRIVLNNIFMHLERGKVITFVGPNGCGKTTLLKLINGLLPPTSGKVYVDGRDTGSLSSRDLARLIGHVPQAQRATFPFTVLDVVLTGRMPHLSPLSRPGKRDLEKAYRALDMVGALHIADRPYTEVSGGERQLAMIARALVQEPSFLLLDEPTSYLDFRNQIRILKIVTGLAANGRMTVVMTLHDPNHALMFSDRIVLMRKIDGNPSDMENVVAMGEPRDVMTPDNIRSAYGIDVEMLEIKGRMLLFPL, encoded by the coding sequence ATGACATCAAGCTGCGGGATCTCGATAGAGGGGCTCTCACTCAGCTACAACGGCAGGATCGTGCTGAATAATATCTTCATGCATCTTGAGAGAGGCAAGGTCATAACATTTGTTGGGCCAAACGGCTGTGGCAAGACAACCCTGCTCAAGCTCATCAATGGCCTGCTTCCACCCACGAGCGGGAAGGTCTATGTGGACGGAAGAGATACGGGCTCGCTCAGCTCCAGAGATCTTGCAAGGCTGATCGGGCATGTGCCGCAGGCTCAGAGGGCGACGTTTCCATTTACAGTTCTCGATGTTGTTCTGACCGGCCGTATGCCCCACCTCTCCCCGCTCTCCAGGCCGGGGAAGCGTGATCTTGAGAAGGCCTACAGGGCACTTGATATGGTTGGCGCTCTGCATATTGCGGATCGCCCTTACACAGAGGTGAGCGGCGGAGAGCGCCAGCTTGCGATGATCGCAAGGGCGCTTGTTCAGGAGCCATCTTTTTTGCTGCTGGATGAGCCGACATCGTACCTGGACTTCAGGAACCAGATAAGGATACTGAAGATAGTGACCGGGCTTGCAGCTAACGGCAGAATGACCGTTGTGATGACCCTTCACGATCCCAACCATGCGCTGATGTTCTCAGACAGAATAGTCCTCATGAGGAAGATCGATGGCAACCCCTCGGATATGGAGAATGTCGTTGCGATGGGCGAACCCCGAGATGTCATGACGCCTGATAACATCAGATCCGCTTACGGGATAGATGTCGAGATGCTCGAGATAAAGGGCAGAATGCTTCTCTTCCCCCTCTGA
- a CDS encoding alkaline phosphatase, translating to MILMIRDGMGLSHETMARIERADWNLSRYSETQLQMDSMEHTGFLRTFSANSFVTDSAPASTAMATARKTNICSENLRAVDINALQRN from the coding sequence GTGATTCTGATGATCAGGGATGGCATGGGGCTTTCACATGAGACGATGGCCAGGATTGAGAGGGCCGACTGGAACCTCTCCAGATACTCAGAGACACAGCTCCAAATGGACAGCATGGAACACACTGGATTTCTGAGGACATTCAGTGCGAACTCCTTTGTCACCGACTCCGCACCGGCATCGACAGCAATGGCCACAGCTCGCAAGACAAACATCTGTTCCGAGAACCTGAGAGCTGTGGATATCAACGCTTTACAGCGGAACTGA
- a CDS encoding ABC transporter substrate-binding protein: protein MLLLIVTSFCSGAEYPMTITDSAGREVTIQMPVERIIVLNSDAAEAVTILGAADKIVGISDSVKNKAYYFPALKNRQSVGKWNEPDYEMIGEIARSGDRIVPNIIVISYTYPDKPYGIVEVAKRLEPFEGITAIGLDFYKPENMTKEIELLGRILGKEAEAQRFIEWYEEKQADVENAVANRNVPKVYVEWTSKGGELTTMGTGSGAAQLVSMARGYSVANDLKDAYPKIGWEWVISKNPDVIIKRSTSTQLGWEKPPSTDSVNLENTLNEILGRSGAASVNAVKNNRVYVVNWEIMAGLDDVVGLTYLAKILHPEVNLDPEGVYSEYLEFLGLKYPENRIFVYPEV, encoded by the coding sequence TTGCTTTTACTGATTGTTACATCGTTCTGCTCAGGCGCCGAGTATCCGATGACCATCACCGACTCCGCAGGGCGTGAGGTCACCATACAGATGCCTGTGGAGAGGATCATAGTGCTGAACTCCGACGCGGCAGAGGCTGTGACCATTCTGGGGGCAGCAGATAAGATCGTGGGGATATCGGACAGCGTGAAGAACAAGGCGTACTACTTCCCCGCCCTGAAGAACAGGCAGAGCGTGGGAAAGTGGAACGAGCCTGACTACGAGATGATAGGGGAGATCGCAAGGAGCGGTGATAGGATCGTTCCAAACATAATCGTGATAAGCTACACGTATCCGGATAAGCCCTACGGCATAGTGGAGGTGGCAAAGAGGCTGGAGCCATTCGAAGGCATCACTGCAATCGGCCTGGACTTCTACAAGCCGGAGAACATGACGAAGGAGATAGAGCTCCTCGGCAGGATCCTCGGAAAGGAGGCGGAGGCGCAGCGCTTCATAGAGTGGTACGAGGAGAAGCAGGCGGATGTTGAGAACGCTGTGGCGAACAGGAACGTTCCAAAGGTCTACGTGGAGTGGACATCGAAGGGTGGAGAGCTCACAACGATGGGCACCGGCTCAGGCGCAGCGCAGCTTGTCTCAATGGCGAGGGGCTACAGCGTAGCGAATGATCTGAAGGATGCGTATCCAAAGATCGGGTGGGAGTGGGTGATCTCAAAGAATCCTGATGTTATAATAAAGAGATCGACATCCACCCAGCTCGGCTGGGAAAAACCGCCATCGACCGATTCGGTGAATCTGGAGAACACGCTCAACGAGATCCTCGGAAGGAGCGGTGCAGCAAGCGTGAACGCTGTGAAGAACAACAGGGTCTACGTGGTCAACTGGGAGATCATGGCCGGACTGGATGATGTTGTCGGTCTCACGTATCTTGCGAAGATCCTCCATCCTGAGGTGAATCTGGATCCGGAGGGCGTTTACAGCGAGTACCTGGAGTTCCTGGGTTTGAAATATCCGGAGAACAGGATATTCGTGTACCCTGAAGTGTAA
- a CDS encoding iron ABC transporter permease, whose translation MDCMQSRIALKEEYTRFVGRKLLFLAAISLCIIAVAGVSATLGSANLSVFEVYSAILARAFPGHFETTWFADTIVWGLRLHRIMMGVVAGAGLGIAGAVMQGILKNPLASPFTLGISSAASFGAALAIILGAGFAGGEYLIIGNAFVFTLLATFAVYGLAKYKGITPETMILAGIAIMYFFSAMTSFLQYVGRAEQVQEVVFWMMGSLGRSSWEKVYASALVIIICLPYLILKSWDINAIGAGDETAKSLGVNVERTRVLSMVFASLITASVICFTGTIGFIGLVAPHMTRMVLGGDHRFLLPGSALMGALLLLAADTLARTVLAPVILPVGIMTSFLGVPFFVYLFLKRRKEFW comes from the coding sequence ATGGACTGCATGCAATCGAGAATCGCCCTGAAGGAGGAATACACCAGATTCGTGGGGAGAAAGCTGCTGTTTCTGGCAGCGATCTCCCTTTGCATAATAGCAGTCGCGGGCGTCTCCGCGACGCTGGGATCTGCGAACCTCTCTGTCTTCGAGGTCTACAGCGCGATACTCGCCAGGGCATTCCCCGGGCATTTCGAGACGACGTGGTTTGCGGATACGATCGTGTGGGGGCTGAGGCTCCACAGGATCATGATGGGGGTGGTGGCGGGCGCCGGGCTCGGGATCGCAGGGGCTGTGATGCAGGGCATACTGAAGAATCCACTGGCCAGCCCGTTCACGCTCGGCATATCATCCGCAGCCTCATTCGGCGCAGCGCTCGCCATAATCCTGGGAGCCGGGTTCGCGGGCGGCGAGTACCTCATAATAGGAAACGCGTTCGTCTTCACACTTCTTGCGACCTTTGCGGTTTACGGTCTGGCCAAGTACAAGGGGATAACGCCCGAGACCATGATCCTCGCGGGCATCGCGATCATGTACTTCTTCTCGGCGATGACCTCCTTTCTCCAGTATGTCGGGAGAGCAGAGCAGGTCCAGGAGGTCGTATTCTGGATGATGGGCTCTCTCGGAAGATCGTCGTGGGAGAAGGTCTATGCATCAGCGCTTGTAATTATCATCTGTCTTCCGTATCTGATCCTGAAGTCGTGGGACATAAACGCGATAGGCGCAGGTGACGAGACAGCGAAGAGCCTGGGCGTGAACGTCGAGCGGACGCGCGTTCTTTCCATGGTCTTTGCGTCTCTCATAACAGCGAGCGTTATATGCTTCACGGGCACCATCGGATTTATAGGCCTCGTGGCGCCACACATGACCAGGATGGTCCTAGGCGGGGATCACAGGTTTCTCCTCCCGGGATCCGCGCTCATGGGCGCTCTCCTACTTCTCGCCGCGGACACGCTCGCCAGGACTGTTCTGGCGCCCGTGATACTGCCTGTTGGCATAATGACATCGTTCCTGGGGGTGCCGTTCTTTGTTTATCTGTTCCTGAAAAGGAGGAAGGAGTTTTGGTGA
- a CDS encoding ABC transporter ATP-binding protein, with protein MVKITIQNVSFSYGSSLILNDLNLVVGDSEILGLVGPNGSGKTTLIKCIDRILKPRGSILLDGRDLTLMSRGEIAREIGYVPQSGSGAMGTTVFETILMGRKPHISWRVSDRDLEIVTEVIELLHLEDLAMREFGQLSGGQRQKVLIARALAQEPSVLLLDEPTSNLDMKHQLEVMEIIREMVQRKRISAVMAVHDLNLAARFVDKLAVLKNGRIWAAGDASSLLTPEMLREVYSVEAVVMQLERPFVIPIRSLNGGFACE; from the coding sequence TTGGTGAAGATCACCATACAGAATGTATCATTCAGCTACGGCTCCAGTCTGATTCTGAACGACCTGAACCTGGTCGTCGGGGATTCCGAGATTCTGGGCCTCGTCGGCCCAAACGGCTCCGGCAAGACCACCCTGATAAAGTGCATCGACAGGATACTGAAGCCGAGGGGGAGCATACTCCTCGACGGCAGGGATCTCACCTTGATGAGCAGGGGTGAGATCGCAAGGGAGATAGGCTACGTCCCGCAGTCGGGAAGCGGCGCGATGGGCACCACAGTCTTCGAGACGATACTCATGGGGAGAAAGCCTCACATCAGCTGGCGGGTATCTGATAGAGACCTGGAGATCGTAACAGAGGTCATAGAGCTCCTCCATCTAGAGGATCTTGCGATGCGCGAGTTCGGCCAGCTCAGCGGCGGTCAGAGGCAGAAGGTCCTCATAGCGCGAGCCCTTGCCCAGGAGCCGTCCGTCCTTCTTTTAGATGAACCAACATCAAATCTGGACATGAAGCACCAGCTGGAGGTCATGGAGATCATCAGGGAGATGGTTCAGAGGAAGAGGATCTCCGCGGTCATGGCGGTCCATGATCTCAATCTGGCTGCCAGATTCGTCGACAAGCTCGCAGTGCTCAAAAATGGCAGGATATGGGCTGCCGGCGACGCATCATCCCTCCTCACACCTGAGATGCTGCGTGAGGTCTACAGCGTGGAGGCGGTGGTCATGCAGCTCGAGCGGCCCTTTGTAATCCCCATAAGATCACTCAACGGAGGGTTTGCATGCGAGTGA
- a CDS encoding cobaltochelatase subunit CobN — translation MRVRALTWASDKALLVQAGAELGIDLKAWSVQELLDPDTLEECRRSLNEADVILVHPTHDGRFDELLETGKPVIAFGFDPALWSFSRGVSQKVVATVNAYVVYGGLENIRNMLLYIGREVLGLDLPCREPQETLWQGIYHPDSGKAFSTIEEYLEWRPFRHEHTVGILFFRTYWANGDLEIVDHLIRSLEKEFNVIAAFGLGSVGSKQPDAKPIDQVVREFLSGRVDLIINLQSVFHAGSVEVSIRSLEEIDVPVLHPLTLYHKTEDEWREDIKGMDPAEIGWSLALPEFEGLIENIPVGVAARREMWGDEVEIHYPVEERVEKLVRRIRSWIRLRSKPRSERRIAFVLHNSPCASVEATVGAAAHLDSLESVARIISRLAELGYTLDSFPKSGKELIEDILNHKAISEFRWTTVQEIVSRGGALALVDQEKYSEWFSELPEESRTRIWSAWGRPPGEPRDGVPVPMVYQGKIVVTGRRYGNVVVCVQPKRGCAGARCDGQACRILHDPEIPPPHQYLATYRYLQKDFGADVIIHVGTHGNLEFLPGKSVALSQNCFPDIAIGDTPHLYIYNSDNPPEGTVAKRRSYAVIVDHMQTVMTTAGLYGELKELDERIAEYRKAEDHGRKHALKHIILELLERSNLAEELGADPEDHNFEEIIERAHAKLSEIYSSYIPDGMHIFGEVPQGEKRVEMISAITKPLVKSAADLRDAVRAVLSGEDADPEVREIVLDISRRMDESDEMGSLMHAVDGGFVRPGPSGLITRGRPEVLPTGRNMYSLDPGNIPTQAAALVGKQLAEKLLERYRKEHGRWPENVAMYWMASDIMWSDGEQLAQMFYLLGVEPVWRGGRVSGYRIMPLEDLKRPRIDLTVRVSGITRDCFMGCIELLDSAIQDVASLDEPPEMNYVRKHMIESGDGRALRIFASPPGTYGSGVNLAVYASAWKDDKDLTDVFMQWNSYAYGKDIFGDPAPGALKKMLSSVDVAFNKTVTDEYDLLGCCCYFGTYGGLTNAAESLSGHKISTYYGDTRDSERIEIRTLADEIRRVVRTKLLNPKWIEGMKRHGYKGAGDISKRVGRVYGWEATTREVDDWIFDDIARTFVLDEDMRRFFEESNPWALEEIGRRLLEAHQRGLWDADPEVLDSLRSAYLEIEGWIEEKVGDGGFQGGSIDVMTMKDIAEWREKAARILREAGVE, via the coding sequence ATGCGAGTGAGGGCGCTGACATGGGCTAGCGACAAAGCGCTGCTTGTCCAGGCCGGCGCAGAGCTCGGGATTGATCTAAAAGCCTGGTCTGTCCAGGAGCTGTTAGATCCGGATACCCTGGAGGAGTGCAGGAGATCTCTGAACGAGGCGGATGTCATCCTCGTGCATCCAACGCATGATGGCAGGTTTGATGAGCTCCTGGAGACCGGGAAACCGGTCATAGCGTTCGGCTTCGATCCTGCGCTCTGGTCTTTCTCCCGGGGTGTCTCTCAGAAGGTCGTGGCCACTGTGAATGCGTATGTGGTCTACGGTGGCCTGGAGAACATCAGGAACATGCTTCTCTACATAGGCAGAGAGGTCCTGGGTCTCGATCTCCCCTGCAGAGAACCTCAGGAGACGCTCTGGCAGGGGATATACCATCCGGATTCCGGGAAAGCGTTCAGCACGATCGAGGAGTACCTGGAGTGGAGGCCGTTCAGACATGAGCACACCGTGGGGATACTGTTCTTCAGGACATACTGGGCGAACGGGGATCTGGAGATCGTGGATCATCTCATAAGATCCCTGGAGAAGGAGTTCAATGTGATCGCTGCCTTCGGTCTCGGCAGCGTGGGATCAAAGCAGCCGGATGCGAAGCCAATAGATCAGGTGGTCAGGGAGTTCCTCTCAGGGCGCGTGGACCTGATCATAAATCTCCAGTCCGTCTTCCATGCTGGAAGCGTTGAGGTTTCAATAAGATCTCTGGAGGAGATCGATGTGCCCGTACTGCATCCTCTGACGCTGTATCACAAGACAGAGGATGAGTGGAGGGAGGACATAAAGGGGATGGATCCGGCAGAGATCGGATGGTCCCTGGCCCTACCGGAGTTCGAGGGGCTTATAGAGAACATACCGGTGGGTGTTGCAGCCAGAAGGGAGATGTGGGGGGACGAGGTCGAGATTCATTATCCTGTAGAGGAGCGTGTTGAGAAGCTTGTCAGAAGAATCCGCTCATGGATACGACTCAGATCGAAGCCCAGGTCTGAGAGAAGGATAGCGTTCGTACTGCACAACAGCCCCTGCGCCTCTGTGGAGGCCACGGTGGGAGCGGCAGCGCATCTCGATTCTCTTGAGAGCGTGGCGCGGATAATTTCCAGACTCGCAGAGCTCGGATACACGCTGGATTCCTTTCCGAAGAGCGGTAAGGAGCTGATAGAGGACATACTGAATCACAAGGCGATCTCTGAGTTCAGGTGGACGACTGTTCAGGAGATAGTGAGCAGGGGCGGAGCGCTGGCGCTTGTGGATCAGGAAAAGTACAGCGAATGGTTCAGCGAGCTCCCGGAGGAGAGCAGAACTCGGATCTGGAGCGCATGGGGAAGGCCGCCGGGCGAGCCCAGGGATGGGGTGCCGGTGCCCATGGTTTATCAGGGAAAGATCGTCGTCACCGGAAGGAGGTACGGGAATGTCGTGGTCTGCGTCCAGCCGAAGAGAGGGTGTGCAGGGGCGAGATGCGATGGCCAGGCGTGCAGGATCCTCCACGATCCTGAGATCCCGCCGCCGCATCAGTACCTGGCGACATACAGGTATCTTCAGAAAGATTTCGGCGCAGATGTCATAATACACGTGGGAACACACGGAAACCTCGAGTTCCTCCCGGGAAAGTCTGTTGCTCTGTCTCAGAACTGCTTCCCCGATATCGCGATAGGCGATACACCGCATCTCTACATCTACAACTCCGATAATCCTCCGGAGGGGACCGTTGCGAAGCGCAGGAGCTACGCGGTGATCGTGGATCACATGCAGACCGTGATGACAACCGCTGGTCTCTACGGCGAGCTCAAGGAGCTGGACGAGAGGATAGCGGAGTACAGAAAGGCTGAGGATCACGGGAGAAAACACGCTCTGAAGCACATAATCCTGGAGCTTCTGGAGAGATCAAATCTCGCAGAGGAGCTTGGGGCTGATCCTGAAGATCACAATTTTGAGGAGATCATTGAAAGAGCGCATGCAAAGCTCTCTGAGATATACAGCTCATACATTCCAGATGGCATGCACATCTTCGGCGAGGTTCCGCAGGGCGAAAAGAGGGTGGAGATGATAAGCGCCATCACAAAGCCGCTGGTTAAGAGCGCTGCAGATCTCAGAGATGCTGTCAGGGCTGTTCTTAGCGGCGAGGATGCAGATCCTGAGGTGAGGGAGATCGTCCTGGACATATCCAGGCGGATGGATGAGTCAGATGAGATGGGGAGCTTGATGCACGCGGTCGATGGCGGGTTCGTCAGGCCAGGCCCATCAGGACTGATCACAAGAGGTAGGCCGGAGGTGCTGCCGACCGGCAGGAACATGTACTCACTGGACCCGGGGAACATCCCGACGCAGGCAGCAGCTCTTGTGGGCAAACAGCTCGCTGAGAAGCTTCTGGAGAGATACAGGAAAGAGCACGGGAGATGGCCTGAGAACGTGGCGATGTACTGGATGGCCAGCGACATAATGTGGTCTGACGGGGAGCAGCTGGCACAGATGTTTTATCTTCTGGGCGTGGAGCCGGTGTGGAGGGGCGGAAGGGTAAGCGGGTACAGGATAATGCCTCTGGAGGATCTCAAACGACCCCGTATAGATCTCACTGTCCGCGTATCCGGCATCACGAGGGACTGTTTCATGGGATGCATAGAGCTTCTCGATTCTGCGATACAGGATGTGGCATCTCTGGATGAACCGCCTGAGATGAATTATGTGAGAAAGCACATGATCGAGAGCGGGGATGGGAGGGCTCTGAGGATCTTTGCAAGCCCCCCTGGGACCTACGGGAGCGGCGTGAACCTGGCGGTGTATGCCTCGGCATGGAAGGACGATAAGGATCTTACGGATGTGTTCATGCAGTGGAACAGCTATGCCTACGGGAAGGACATCTTCGGAGATCCAGCGCCAGGAGCGCTGAAGAAGATGCTGAGCTCGGTGGATGTGGCGTTCAACAAGACCGTCACCGATGAGTACGATCTCCTGGGTTGCTGCTGCTACTTCGGCACATATGGGGGGTTGACGAACGCTGCTGAGAGCCTCTCAGGGCACAAAATCTCCACGTACTACGGGGATACCAGGGACAGTGAGAGGATCGAGATAAGGACGCTTGCCGATGAGATAAGAAGGGTCGTGAGAACAAAGCTTCTCAACCCCAAATGGATCGAGGGCATGAAGCGACACGGCTACAAGGGCGCAGGCGACATCTCTAAGAGGGTCGGCAGGGTCTACGGCTGGGAGGCCACGACGAGGGAGGTCGATGACTGGATCTTCGATGATATAGCGAGGACCTTCGTGCTCGATGAGGATATGCGCAGGTTCTTTGAGGAGAGCAATCCGTGGGCGCTCGAGGAGATCGGGAGGAGGCTGCTGGAGGCCCATCAGAGGGGACTGTGGGATGCGGACCCTGAGGTTCTGGACTCGCTCAGATCCGCGTACCTCGAGATCGAGGGGTGGATCGAGGAAAAGGTCGGAGACGGCGGGTTCCAGGGCGGCTCGATAGATGTGATGACGATGAAGGACATCGCAGAGTGGCGCGAGAAGGCAGCGAGGATACTGCGGGAGGCGGGGGTGGAGTGA
- a CDS encoding 7-carboxy-7-deazaguanine synthase QueE, whose protein sequence is MGEIFTSLQGEGPLLGRRQVFVRFSGCSLGCSYCDTRAYLRRTESCQLEAAPGSRMFIRIRNPLSVDMVIECVKLHAAPEVHSVSITGGEPLEQPEFAETLAGELKSLGMRVYLETNGFSCDLFSRIAEHIDIAAIDVKLPGTVRCSRDQSDRLIENELACLRRSSEMGIHTIAKVVVLQETGERDLERICREMPSVDAIVIQPATGQCMSELKLLALHSIASRHLGADRAMVIPQMHKALGMM, encoded by the coding sequence GTGGGAGAGATCTTCACCAGCCTGCAGGGAGAGGGGCCGCTTCTGGGTCGCAGGCAGGTTTTCGTGAGGTTCTCCGGATGCTCCCTCGGATGCAGCTACTGCGATACACGGGCGTATCTGAGGCGAACAGAGAGCTGCCAGCTCGAGGCCGCTCCGGGCTCGCGCATGTTTATCAGAATCAGAAACCCTCTCAGCGTGGATATGGTCATCGAGTGCGTGAAGCTCCATGCGGCTCCAGAGGTACACAGCGTATCGATAACCGGGGGAGAGCCGCTGGAACAGCCGGAGTTCGCAGAGACCCTCGCAGGAGAGCTGAAGAGCCTGGGGATGAGGGTCTATCTGGAGACGAACGGCTTCTCATGCGATCTCTTCTCGCGCATCGCAGAGCACATCGATATCGCGGCGATCGATGTGAAGCTGCCGGGCACAGTTCGATGCAGCAGAGATCAAAGCGACCGTCTGATAGAAAATGAGCTCGCCTGCCTGAGGAGATCATCCGAGATGGGGATACACACGATAGCAAAGGTGGTGGTGCTGCAGGAGACCGGCGAGCGCGACCTGGAGCGCATCTGCCGTGAGATGCCATCCGTGGACGCCATCGTGATACAGCCGGCCACAGGTCAGTGTATGAGCGAGCTCAAGCTTCTGGCGCTCCACAGCATCGCATCCAGGCATCTTGGAGCGGACAGGGCGATGGTGATCCCGCAGATGCATAAAGCCCTGGGCATGATGTGA
- the queC gene encoding 7-cyano-7-deazaguanine synthase QueC has protein sequence MGKTVCLCSGGLDSTVAATIARRSGMDVCLIHVSYGQQAERREIEAIERIADAIGALDLMRARIDLFRNLSALTTQGARIPTGGDVSLDSDSTPPTWVYCRNTVLLSMAAAYAEYLGAESIYVGFNAEEAMSYPDNRREFVERFNALLERAVASFSRPPKVVAPLVDMRKREIVRLGAEIKAPLELTWSCYLDGEIHCGTCESCQHRRRGFVEAGVPDPTEYRH, from the coding sequence ATGGGTAAAACTGTATGCCTCTGCTCCGGTGGCCTGGACTCGACCGTCGCCGCGACGATCGCGCGCAGATCCGGCATGGATGTCTGTCTGATACACGTGAGCTACGGACAGCAGGCCGAGCGGCGGGAGATCGAGGCGATCGAGAGGATCGCAGATGCCATAGGCGCGTTGGATCTGATGCGCGCCCGTATCGATCTGTTCAGGAACCTCTCGGCACTGACCACCCAGGGCGCCAGGATACCGACGGGTGGAGATGTCTCACTGGATTCTGATTCCACACCGCCGACATGGGTTTACTGCCGCAACACCGTGCTGCTCTCGATGGCTGCAGCATACGCTGAATACCTCGGAGCTGAGAGCATCTACGTCGGGTTCAATGCCGAGGAGGCGATGTCATACCCAGACAACAGGAGGGAGTTCGTAGAGCGGTTCAATGCGCTTCTTGAAAGAGCGGTCGCATCGTTCAGCCGTCCGCCGAAGGTCGTGGCGCCGCTTGTGGATATGCGTAAGAGGGAGATCGTACGTCTCGGCGCCGAGATCAAGGCACCTCTGGAGCTCACATGGTCCTGCTACCTTGATGGAGAGATCCACTGCGGCACATGCGAGTCTTGCCAGCACCGCAGGAGAGGGTTCGTGGAGGCTGGGGTCCCTGACCCGACAGAGTACCGGCATTGA
- the queD gene encoding 6-carboxytetrahydropterin synthase QueD, whose amino-acid sequence MKIGISMEFDAAHHLPMHEGRCSRIHGHTYRVEVVLQGEPGDDGMIIDFFMLKKIVGSVIQELDHNDLNSILQNPTAEMIASHIQRRLREELSGVSGRATLLSVRLWEGRDKWVMVDG is encoded by the coding sequence ATGAAGATTGGCATATCGATGGAGTTCGATGCGGCTCACCACCTCCCCATGCATGAGGGCAGATGCTCCCGGATCCACGGCCACACATACAGGGTGGAGGTGGTTCTGCAGGGAGAACCAGGAGACGATGGCATGATCATAGATTTCTTTATGCTGAAAAAGATCGTTGGCAGTGTGATCCAAGAGCTCGATCATAACGATCTCAACAGCATTCTCCAGAACCCGACCGCTGAGATGATCGCATCTCACATACAGAGAAGGCTGCGTGAGGAGCTGTCCGGTGTATCCGGAAGGGCAACCCTGCTCTCAGTAAGGCTCTGGGAGGGTCGCGACAAGTGGGTGATGGTGGATGGGTAA
- a CDS encoding CopG family transcriptional regulator, with protein sequence MPKVTVEIPQHIIDDVNRHVGDGKKFVSFSDAVRTALRKMLDQLDEIDRMRGRLE encoded by the coding sequence ATGCCGAAGGTCACAGTTGAGATCCCCCAGCACATCATAGATGATGTGAACAGGCATGTGGGCGATGGAAAGAAGTTCGTGAGCTTCTCAGATGCGGTGCGCACTGCTCTCAGAAAGATGCTCGATCAGCTCGATGAGATAGACAGGATGCGGGGACGCCTTGAATGA